CCACAAATTTCCCGCAAGGAAAAGATTTTTAAAAAAAGAATCTATTGAGACGAAAATGTGTTTAAAAGTTTTTGAAGAAAAGTCCGTTGCTCATCCCAAAATTGATTTTAGGCTAAGCATAAATAATGAACTGAAAAAAGTTTATTTTAAAGAAAAATTAATAGACAGAGTTCAAAGTGTGTACGGAGAAATAATAGAGCATAATAAGTTTGGGAAAATAGAAGCAGAATATGAAAACGTCAAAATTAAAATTTTTTTTGCTCCTCCAAATTTTTCAAGAAAAGATAGAAGAAATATAAAAATATTCGTCAACAGAAGACCCGTTGAAGAGAAAAATTTATCTGAAGCAATAATTGATGGACACAGCAGAGTATTAACACCTAGAAATTTTCCAATATGCTATCTATTTTTAGAAATAGAACCTAGACACGTTGATTTTAATATACATCCTCAAAAAAAGGAAGTAAGATTTTTCAACCTACCTTTCCTTCCCAAACAAATCGCAAGTAATATCAATGAGTTCTTTAACAGAGAACAAAAAGATATTTTACAAGACTATCACAACATAATAATCAAAAGACAAGTGACAAATGATACTCACCTGTTAGCTCCTGAAGAAAATGAATCAAAAGATGCAAACTTCCAAGCCTATGAAATTACAAAAAATGAAGAATTAATTTTAGAAAAACCTCAAAGCAATAAAATAACGAATATAATAGAAGACAAGATCAAATTTGAAAGCCACAAACCAACTCAAAGCGATAAACCGTCCTTTAAAGCCCATATTCAAAATGTTTTCCTAAAAGCTTCTGAAATGCTGACTTCAATTAACAAACCAGGAGAGAAAAAATACAGATACATAGGACAAATATTTTCTGAATTCCTAATGGTAGAAAAGGACGATGAACTCTTTTTCCTAGATCAACATGCACTTCATGAAACGATCATATATAACAACCTCAAAAACTCAAAAAAAACTATACAAAATCTTCTAATACCAATTGAGTTTCAAGTAGATTGTGAAGATGTGGACAAAATACTTGAAAGCGAGATAGAAGAATATAAGCGGATAGACATAATAGTTATTAAAATAAAGAACCAAACTTATCAGCTTAAGTCAATCCCAAATATTTGCAACAAACATGAAAATGCTATTATTCAATTCTTCCAAAAAAGGAAAAGCAAAACTATTAATTCCTTGGAGGCTGATTTGTATGCAGCTGTTGCCTGTAGAAAGGCTATTAAAAAAAATGACACAATAAGCTCTGATTTTAGCAATTTTTTAATAAATGAATTTTTCAACTTAAACCTAAAATATTGTCCACACGGAAGAAAAATTTACCATAAAATTTCTAGATTTGAACTTGAAAAAAATGTCAACAGAAAATAAAATAAACACAGATGTTGTTTATGGTGAAGAATCTTAAGTCTAAAATTCAGGAGATAGAGTTAGAGAGGAGTAAGAAATTGGCTGAGCTTGGTAGGACTCTTAGAAGCAGCAATGTAATAGAGCTTAAACAATTGGTCTCTTATACCTCTTTGAAGTTAATTGAGAAGGAATTGGCTCAACTTAAAGCGAACTTAGGCAAAGCGGAAGACAGTGAAAATAAACTAAAAGAATTATACAAAAATCTTACAAATTGCAAAGCCGTTCGAAAGAATATTCTTAAAGCCTACAAAATTAAGCTTACTAAAGCCATAGGAGCATTAATAAATAATTACCCAAAAAATTTGCAACTAATTCTAGAATACAAGATGAATTTTACCAAATCAATTCTTGAGAAAAGTGAGCATAAAAACCCGGAAATAATAAAACCCAACGAAAGACCAAATTTCTTTGAAAAACTTATTGGAAATGTTGCACTGGTGATAAGAAACATCCTAAATAAAGTAAATATGGGGAAAATAGCAAAAGAATTTGAGAAAAAAATATTAAAGGAATATCTATCTTCAGAAAGCTTAGAAAATTTAGTCAATGAATTTGTAGAAAATAGAGAATTAAGCGGAGAACTAATTGAAGAAGTTAGATTAATGAATGAGGCTGGTACAAGTATAGCAACACTAACCAATAC
The sequence above is drawn from the Borrelia sp. RT5S genome and encodes:
- the mutL gene encoding DNA mismatch repair endonuclease MutL, which encodes MNKIKFLNKSLVQKIAAGEAIDRPSSVLKELLDNSIDSEADKIEVFLEEGGMRRILIVDNGSGISPEDLKICYLPHTTSKINTEQDLEKIETLGFRGEALSSIAICSNLTITSSTTGEESYQIEVENGIEKYFKKQSPINGTIVDVTNLFHKFPARKRFLKKESIETKMCLKVFEEKSVAHPKIDFRLSINNELKKVYFKEKLIDRVQSVYGEIIEHNKFGKIEAEYENVKIKIFFAPPNFSRKDRRNIKIFVNRRPVEEKNLSEAIIDGHSRVLTPRNFPICYLFLEIEPRHVDFNIHPQKKEVRFFNLPFLPKQIASNINEFFNREQKDILQDYHNIIIKRQVTNDTHLLAPEENESKDANFQAYEITKNEELILEKPQSNKITNIIEDKIKFESHKPTQSDKPSFKAHIQNVFLKASEMLTSINKPGEKKYRYIGQIFSEFLMVEKDDELFFLDQHALHETIIYNNLKNSKKTIQNLLIPIEFQVDCEDVDKILESEIEEYKRIDIIVIKIKNQTYQLKSIPNICNKHENAIIQFFQKRKSKTINSLEADLYAAVACRKAIKKNDTISSDFSNFLINEFFNLNLKYCPHGRKIYHKISRFELEKNVNRK